The Cellulomonas sp. S1-8 genomic sequence GTGGGCGGCCGGTCTTCAATCCGCTCTGCGCTCCGCTGGTCTCGGGCATCCTTCTCGGCCGGGGATGCCCAGACGGGTTCGAGAAGCAGGTTCATCCGGACCCTGCTCACTGCAATCGTGAGGGGGCCGAGCTCGCGGGACAGTGGCACCCGTGGCACCAGGTCCGCCCCCTACCCCGGCTCCAGGTCGAACGCCAGCGCGATCGCCAGCGCGAGGCGCGCCTCCTGGTCCGGCAGCAGGTACCCCACCAGCCGTCCCAGCGCGGACACCGGCACGGTCTGCAGGTTGTCGCAGCTCGCGACGCAGTCGTGGTCGAGACCGTTGACCGGCCCCAGCGGCACCTCGGTCGACAGCCCGCGGATCGTGCTCGTGATCGGGGCGACGGTGACGTTCGACAGGTGCGGGCGCACCAGCTCCCGCGTGAGGACGAGGACGGGCCGCGCCTTGTCGAGCTGCGCGACGTGGATCGGGCGCATCAGTCGAGCTGCGCCGACGCGGGCAGCTGCTGGGCCCACGCGGCGAGCCCGTCGAGGTCACCGCCGGACGCCACGTCCCCGCGCAGGATCTCGACGTCGCGCGCGGCCAGCTCCCGGCGCAGGTGTCGCTCGAGGGCGACCTCGACGACCGACGCGCGGCTGCGCGCCCTCCCGGAGGCGACGAGCGCGTCGACGGCCTCGACGAGGTCGTCGTCGAGCCGCACGGTGATCTGGATCGTCATCCCGTCACGGTATCCCCACGGGATTCGATCTGCATCCCATTGTGCGATCGGACGGGCGAGCGGCGGAGAAGTGTGAAGCGTTGTTGCCGGACAGCGGCAGCAACGCTTCACACTCTCGACGTCGTCCGGCTATCGCAGGACCAGCACCTCCGTCGGGGCGAGCGTCAGCGTGTCGCCCACCTCGACCACCCTCCCCGTCAGCAGGTCCTCCCCCGCGACCTGCGCGGTCACCGTCACCGGAGCCGACCCGTGGTGCAGCACGAACGTGTAGGTCGTCCCGTCGGGCGCGACCCGCCGCGTCACCTCGACGCCTGCGTCGTCCGCGTGCGGCCCGACCAGACCGTGCCCCGCGAGCACGTGCCGCAGGACCCGCGCGACGCCCGCGTCGTCGAGACCCGTCGCGACGTGCCACGCGGCGCCGTCACCCCGCCGCGCCCGCGTCACCGCGGCCCTCCCGGCGTAGAAGTCCGCGCCGTACGTGCCGACGACCTCGGTGCCCTCGTCGGGCACGAGCAGCTCGAAGACGAGCGTGGCGTCGTGCGTCGTCGCTTCGCCGTCGAGCACGAGCGTCACGGGGTTCGACGCCCCGGGCACCCCGGAGTCCGTCTCCTCGACGCGTACGCCGACCAGCGGGTCGAGCGGCGGGACCCCGCAGAACGCGTTGTCGTCCTCGTCGACGCGCCCGCCGTAGAACGTCGTCACCAGCGACCCGCCGCGCTCGACGTGCGCGGTCAGCCGCGCGACGACGTCACCCTTCAGCAGGTGCAGGAGCGGCGCGACGACGACGTCGTACGGGCCCAGGTCCGCGGTCACCGGGACCACGTCGACCTCGGCGTTCGCCGCCCAGATCGCCCGGTGGTGCGCCAGCAGCGTCTGCAGGTACGAGACGTGCCGGTTGTAGCCGTCGGTCATCTCGACCGCCCACCACGAGTCCCAGTCGAGGAGCAGCGCGACGCGCGCCGGCGTCCGCGCACCGAGCAGCGCAGCCCCCGTCGACGCGAGCCCGGCACCCAGCGCCGACGCCTCCCGGAACACGCGCGTGTCCGTGCGCCCCGAGTGGTCGATCAGCGCGCCGTGGTACTTCTCGCACGCGCCCTTGGACTGCCGCATCTGGAAGTACAGGGTCGCGTCGGCGCCGTGCGCGACCGACTGCCACGTCCACAGCCCCAGCACGCCGGGACGCTTCACGGGGTTGACGTCCCGCGACGCGGTGGTCGACGGCGTCTGCTCCATGACCCAGAACGGCTGCCCGTCCTTCAGCCCGCGCATCGCGGCGTGCGTCGCCGCCATGCGGGCGGCGGTGCGCAGCGGGTCGTCGGGCAGGGGCGGGTAGTTGTCCCACGAGACGAAGTCGAGGTCGTCGGCCCAGCGGTGGTAGTCGAGCGGCTGGAAGAAGCCCATGAGGTTGGTGGTCACGGGTGTGCCGGGCACGTGCGCGCGGATCGCGGCCTTCTCCTCGACGTACCCCTCGCGCAGGCGGTCCGACATGTAGCGGCGGTAGTCGAGCGTGATGCCCTGGAACGCCGTGTGGTTGGGGCCGCGCCAGTGCTCGGACAGCAGCGACGGCGGCACGACCTCCTCCCAGTCCCCGACGACGTGGGACCAGAACAGCGTGTTCCAGGCCTCGTTGAGCCGGTCGAGCGAGCCGTACCGCGCCCGCAGCCACTCCCG encodes the following:
- a CDS encoding type II toxin-antitoxin system PemK/MazF family toxin, whose product is MRPIHVAQLDKARPVLVLTRELVRPHLSNVTVAPITSTIRGLSTEVPLGPVNGLDHDCVASCDNLQTVPVSALGRLVGYLLPDQEARLALAIALAFDLEPG
- a CDS encoding beta-galactosidase — translated: MSLPASDHLRYGGDYNPEQWPAEVWDQDHAAFDLAHVTTLTVGVFAWAHTEPAEGAYDFTRLDAIVERAHAQGRDVVLATPSGAMPPWLARAYPDACRVDLEGRRHVYGQRHNHCPSSPDFRRLSVAMASRLAERYGDHPAVVAWHVGNEYGGACYCPLCAAGFREWLRARYGSLDRLNEAWNTLFWSHVVGDWEEVVPPSLLSEHWRGPNHTAFQGITLDYRRYMSDRLREGYVEEKAAIRAHVPGTPVTTNLMGFFQPLDYHRWADDLDFVSWDNYPPLPDDPLRTAARMAATHAAMRGLKDGQPFWVMEQTPSTTASRDVNPVKRPGVLGLWTWQSVAHGADATLYFQMRQSKGACEKYHGALIDHSGRTDTRVFREASALGAGLASTGAALLGARTPARVALLLDWDSWWAVEMTDGYNRHVSYLQTLLAHHRAIWAANAEVDVVPVTADLGPYDVVVAPLLHLLKGDVVARLTAHVERGGSLVTTFYGGRVDEDDNAFCGVPPLDPLVGVRVEETDSGVPGASNPVTLVLDGEATTHDATLVFELLVPDEGTEVVGTYGADFYAGRAAVTRARRGDGAAWHVATGLDDAGVARVLRHVLAGHGLVGPHADDAGVEVTRRVAPDGTTYTFVLHHGSAPVTVTAQVAGEDLLTGRVVEVGDTLTLAPTEVLVLR
- a CDS encoding ribbon-helix-helix domain-containing protein produces the protein MTIQITVRLDDDLVEAVDALVASGRARSRASVVEVALERHLRRELAARDVEILRGDVASGGDLDGLAAWAQQLPASAQLD